A stretch of the Proteus sp. ZN5 genome encodes the following:
- a CDS encoding DMT family protein: protein MLYKFTPIILLIISNVFMTFAWYGHLKYGNKPLVVVIILSWLIAFVEYCFAVPANRIGHNYYSAAELKTIQEVITLTIFAIFSVTYLGENFTLNHFIGFLLIGAGALFIFKGPF, encoded by the coding sequence ATGCTCTATAAATTTACGCCCATTATCCTTCTAATTATTTCCAACGTTTTTATGACATTTGCTTGGTATGGACATCTAAAATATGGCAATAAACCTCTCGTTGTTGTCATTATTTTAAGCTGGTTGATTGCATTTGTTGAATATTGTTTTGCTGTACCCGCAAATCGTATTGGTCATAATTACTACAGTGCGGCAGAATTAAAAACCATACAAGAAGTGATCACATTAACTATTTTCGCTATTTTTTCGGTCACTTATTTAGGCGAAAACTTCACCTTAAATCATTTTATTGGTTTTCTTTTAATTGGTGCTGGTGCCTTATTTATTTTTAAAGGACCTTTTTAG
- a CDS encoding MFS transporter has translation MKQNTTLVRKGDSTLVPVAGLTVFAIASGYLMSLIPLSMSSFGMDTLYASWLASIYFIGLLIGSVMIEPIIARIGHRLSFVVFLLLLAVTVGVLPLMPYLSAWMVFRFIGGMAVAGIFVVVESWLLIGDNPKERAKRLGFYMTSLYGGTTLGQLAIGAIGTQGAIPFMAILVLLLIAVLPPLLFKQGQPQVHDHKSLSLKQMSRLNKAALVGCMVSGVVMGSIYGMMPLALNQGQFTTDQIGVLMAAIILGGMVVQPIISKLSVMISKTLLLAMMCLVGVFAMGLTYLSSDYMVLIIALALLGMSSFALYPIAITLACDHVNASYIVAITQVMLLSYSIGSAIGPLGAGVFMAQANNGIMNFFFVVLLVTAVYMLFASLRRKSHIVLN, from the coding sequence GTGAAACAGAACACTACTTTGGTACGCAAAGGCGACAGTACATTAGTACCTGTGGCTGGGTTAACGGTATTTGCTATCGCGTCAGGCTATTTAATGAGCTTAATTCCACTGTCTATGAGCAGTTTTGGAATGGATACGCTCTATGCTAGCTGGTTAGCAAGTATTTATTTTATTGGATTATTAATAGGTTCAGTCATGATAGAACCTATTATTGCAAGAATAGGGCATCGTCTTTCTTTCGTTGTATTTTTATTATTGCTGGCAGTCACTGTCGGTGTATTGCCTTTAATGCCTTATTTATCAGCATGGATGGTTTTCCGTTTTATTGGTGGTATGGCGGTTGCAGGTATATTTGTTGTTGTCGAGTCATGGCTATTAATTGGCGATAACCCTAAAGAGCGAGCTAAACGCTTAGGCTTTTATATGACCTCGCTTTATGGTGGCACAACATTAGGACAATTGGCGATTGGTGCAATTGGTACACAAGGCGCTATCCCATTTATGGCGATATTAGTTTTGTTATTAATCGCCGTATTACCGCCTCTGCTTTTTAAGCAAGGGCAACCACAAGTGCATGATCATAAAAGTTTGTCACTTAAGCAGATGAGCCGATTAAATAAAGCAGCCTTAGTGGGCTGTATGGTGTCTGGCGTTGTGATGGGCAGTATTTATGGCATGATGCCACTGGCTTTAAATCAAGGGCAATTTACAACAGACCAAATAGGTGTGTTGATGGCAGCGATTATTTTAGGCGGTATGGTGGTTCAGCCTATTATTAGCAAATTGTCTGTGATGATAAGCAAAACATTGTTATTAGCGATGATGTGTTTAGTGGGGGTGTTTGCTATGGGACTGACATATCTTTCTAGCGATTATATGGTGCTTATTATTGCACTGGCGCTATTGGGAATGTCTTCATTTGCACTTTATCCTATCGCTATTACATTGGCGTGTGATCATGTGAATGCGAGTTATATCGTCGCTATTACACAAGTAATGCTATTAAGTTATAGCATTGGTTCTGCAATCGGGCCTTTAGGGGCGGGTGTGTTTATGGCGCAAGCCAATAATGGCATTATGAATTTCTTCTTTGTGGTGTTGTTAGTGACGGCAGTTTACATGCTCTTTGCAAGTCTACGTCGTAAAAGCCATATTGTGTTGAACTAA
- a CDS encoding YkgJ family cysteine cluster protein has protein sequence MSKHSNDFIYMLDNPCMHCGACCAYFRVSFYWAEMVSGGGVVPDELTEPLTPFLSCMKGTNSKKPRCDKLIGEVGECVSCSIYEQRPSPCREFQQSWVNGIPNEACDRARAAYGLPPLTHPTLPHTA, from the coding sequence ATGAGCAAACATTCTAACGATTTTATTTATATGCTGGATAACCCCTGCATGCATTGTGGTGCTTGTTGCGCCTATTTTAGAGTTTCGTTCTATTGGGCTGAAATGGTAAGTGGTGGGGGTGTGGTTCCTGATGAATTAACAGAACCATTAACACCTTTCCTCTCTTGCATGAAAGGAACTAACTCTAAAAAACCACGTTGTGACAAATTGATTGGTGAAGTTGGAGAGTGTGTAAGCTGTTCTATCTACGAACAACGCCCTTCTCCTTGTCGTGAGTTTCAACAATCTTGGGTAAATGGTATTCCTAATGAAGCTTGTGATCGTGCAAGAGCGGCTTATGGTTTACCTCCATTAACTCACCCCACTTTGCCTCACACCGCGTAA
- a CDS encoding DUF1287 domain-containing protein, whose protein sequence is MKISILLLLTMPFSSAQAITSEQNKKLVEYAADLPRAVFYDSDYRKIDYPMGDVPAYKGVCSDVIIRSYRGIDIDLQKLLHEDIKANFSAYPSKRMWGLNKPDTNIDHRRVPNLEVFFTRKGKVKPITKNADDYVPGDIVSWRLDNGRPHIGIVVNKKSGDNQRYLVMHNIGFGQVAEDVLFSWKITGHFTY, encoded by the coding sequence ATGAAAATTAGCATTTTACTCTTACTCACTATGCCTTTTTCAAGTGCCCAAGCAATAACCTCAGAACAAAATAAAAAGCTGGTGGAGTACGCTGCTGATTTACCAAGAGCCGTATTTTACGACTCAGATTATCGTAAAATAGATTACCCAATGGGGGACGTACCCGCCTATAAAGGGGTATGTAGTGATGTGATCATTCGTAGCTATCGTGGCATTGATATCGATTTACAAAAATTATTGCATGAAGATATTAAAGCAAATTTTTCAGCTTACCCAAGTAAACGGATGTGGGGATTAAATAAACCTGATACGAATATAGATCACCGTAGAGTTCCTAACTTAGAAGTCTTTTTCACACGAAAAGGAAAAGTAAAACCGATTACAAAAAATGCAGATGATTATGTTCCAGGTGATATTGTTAGCTGGCGTTTAGATAATGGACGGCCTCATATTGGGATTGTAGTAAATAAAAAAAGCGGGGATAACCAACGCTATCTCGTTATGCATAATATCGGATTTGGACAAGTTGCTGAAGACGTTTTATTTTCATGGAAAATAACGGGTCATTTTACCTACTAA
- a CDS encoding alpha/beta hydrolase-fold protein: MRILMLCGMIMLSAVAQARPNQEVPEIESLAHSYYQITNKEIAYEGKQYRLFLAIPKNTTKTALIYSVDGNAQFPLMINEAIKQKNKPLPAIISVGYVGDKAYFITERTHDYTPSVKGEAFNRGGNAENFYQFFLTQVRPYALEQLAKEQVSITQQSLFGHSFGGVFTLYVLFNHPETFQRYIAASPSLWWGNGEWVKKEQWQTIPNDISIAITLGEKEENPDLSRLSEEQQKNYQERSSWLTQRQLCQYLSEAGKQCEFYLFEGKGHGGAIPDAINIALEKSVE; encoded by the coding sequence TAGACCTAACCAAGAAGTTCCTGAAATTGAGTCTCTGGCTCACTCTTATTATCAAATTACAAATAAAGAAATAGCATATGAAGGAAAACAATATCGTCTCTTTCTTGCTATTCCTAAAAATACCACTAAGACAGCATTAATTTATAGTGTTGATGGAAATGCTCAGTTTCCATTGATGATAAACGAAGCTATAAAGCAGAAAAATAAACCACTACCTGCCATTATTAGTGTGGGATATGTGGGTGATAAAGCTTACTTTATTACAGAGAGAACGCATGACTATACACCAAGTGTAAAAGGTGAAGCATTTAACCGAGGTGGAAACGCAGAGAATTTTTATCAATTTTTCTTAACACAAGTCAGGCCTTATGCATTAGAGCAACTCGCTAAAGAACAAGTCTCTATTACTCAGCAATCCTTGTTTGGCCACTCTTTTGGCGGTGTATTTACCCTCTATGTTTTATTCAATCATCCAGAAACATTTCAACGTTATATCGCAGCAAGTCCATCATTATGGTGGGGAAATGGCGAATGGGTAAAAAAAGAGCAATGGCAAACTATTCCTAATGATATTTCTATTGCAATAACTCTGGGTGAAAAAGAAGAAAACCCTGATTTAAGTCGATTAAGTGAAGAGCAACAGAAGAATTACCAAGAGCGTAGTAGTTGGTTAACGCAACGTCAACTATGCCAATATCTATCGGAAGCAGGAAAACAGTGTGAGTTTTATCTGTTTGAAGGGAAAGGTCATGGGGGGGCAATTCCTGATGCGATTAATATTGCTTTAGAAAAAAGCGTAGAATAA